In Oryza sativa Japonica Group chromosome 1, ASM3414082v1, the genomic stretch TTCAAAAAGTATTGATGAAGAGCGTTCTTTCTTTCTGCAATGTTCTAGAATGTCGCGGCTGTTACATCAACATCAACTCGAACTCCAATTTATAAGGCCTATGCAAGAGGAGAAAACATTGGAGATGTCACTGCTAAAGGCGAATCTGTTGGGAACATTGCAGATCTGGTAATTATTAATCTGTTGAGCTTTCTTGTTACTAAGTGGCTTGTCAATACCAAGGCTTCCTAATGCTGCTATAAATGATTGTTGCAACCTACTGATTTCTATGCAAAAACATTGTCCATGTTTTTGGCCCCTCCAAGCATGCCCATTGTGCATATAGCCTATAGTTGTAGATGTTTTGTTACACTGAATGGAAGTGTAATTTGCAATTTTTGTACGAAATCTACAGTATGGAGAACTAGTTGTGTTTGTCTACCTCACACTATATGTTCTTCTGTGTCTGCCCTGTTACCTGCAATTGTACATGCAGCTGAAAGTTCTGCTTCGATAGCATAAGTTACCCGCAAGTATCTTTTATTTGATGCCACTGCATGGCAATACACATACAGAACAAGCAGAATGTTTTTTAACTCACTTTGGAATGTTACTAGTCTCATACTACTATACTTAATTCAGCAGTTATCCTGACTTTGCCTTGTTATTTTAAATGAAGCTGGGCACTGGCTTGAGCATCTTCATTTCAAAACGGAATCCATCATTGGTGACTTCATTTGCCTTCCTTTCATGTGGTTATCTTTGGAGTTCATATCATGAGGTTCGCATTCATTCTTTCAAGTTATTGTTTCAGTGCTTTCTTGAACTCTGGAAGATTTTATAACATATGTTGGTTCCATTCCTTTTACCAGGTGAGATCGGTCGTGCTAAATACTTTAAACAGAGCAAGGTTTACTGTTGCGGTGGATTCCTTCATTAAAACTGGTGAGTCTAAAACTTCTCTTTTGGTTGTTGTGGGAAGTGCGACATTGATCCTTAATTGTTTATTGAGTCAATGAAGCAGTGCCTTTCTGTGGGACAATACAAACAATCTTCCAAATGATATTTACATAATCATATTCATATGGCACACCACAGTATAAAATTTCTTTTGGTCAAATACATGAGACTGCTATGAAGTATGGACATAAGTTTTTTTCATATCTAGCGTGGTGGCCCACTATCATCTAAGAAAAATAAGTCTTCAAATGCTGAGCTTGAAACTGAATCTGGTCCttttcatataaaattaaataggTGTCCTGTTTAGGCACTTTGCTTTTATTCTATTCTGTCAAATACTTAATATCTAATTCTCTGTGGTCCAGGGCATATCCCCTCATTGAAGGAAGGGAACTCACAGGAGACGATATTTAATCCACCTTGGCGGCATGAGCCAGTTGCAATAGGTTTGTACCAGTGCTTCTGATTGCAATCATTCTTGAATTCTGATACATATTGGATGGCATTTCATTGTCCATGCATAACTAATTTTCAGGATCACGATTTGGAGAAGCGTTTCAAGAACCTGCTTCATTTGTTGCCATACGGCCATTGTTTGAGGTACATCCTTAGTTCCTTGACCACCAGCACATAAACACAAACCCACAGAAGACATTGCATTTTCTGTTTCCCTCTTAAAGAGTGTCATTTCATTCACTGGTCGGCTATATCTGGGCATATGAAATATTTCCTTCATATATCTAACTTACAGGATGAGAGATACATGGTAACATATAACCCCGCAAAGGATAAGGTATATGCTTTGCTCAAGGATCAAGCAAAGTCAGATGACATTATCAAAGCGGCTTTCCATGTAAGCACCTGTCCTCACTGCATTAAGGGTTTTTTGGCCCCGTTTATTGTTTATCCTTTATTCTAACATGGCGTTCTGCTGTACAGGCTCATGTATTACTGCATTTCATCAATGCGTCACATGCACGGAAGCAGATGAACTCCAGGAGATCAGATCCTTATGGAAACCCATGTAACATGGATTTCATGGCACACATAGCTGAGTCCTGCAAAATTGTTTCTTCCTCTTATGGAACTTTCAAGAAGAAAGCTAGAGAACAGGTACTATTCCTTGTCTTTGTGATAAATACTGACCCTTGCATCCCAACTACTAGATATAATTGTGGATAAGCCACTTGAATGAAACGGTTGCTGCATGACTTAACAACATCCTCTTTTCTGTACCTCAGGGTTGGATAATGTCAGAATCACTGCTCAACCCTGGGAAAGCTCGGTTGTGTCCTGCAAGGCCATAATGATTTTACTGTTACTGGGATGGCAATATCTTTCAGACTAACTTCTCAGCTAGACGGGATGCTCGGTTGTTTGTAGTAGCTGAACTGACAAATGTTGGGCCCGAGCACCAAGTATGAACCAGTCATCCTGTCATGCCATGAAAACCCGTTTTGGTTGGCACCAAAGCTTACCAAAACCATGAGAGAGCAATGCACCTGGCAATCTCATCAGCAGGTGGAAtaccacaagtgcagaataaaatTATGCACCAGAGCAGGTACGCAGATTAAGAAATCTGGACAGGACCCAAAGGGCAGCAAGGGGATTCCAGATTTCCAGCCGTTAGCTTGCACATATCAGAGGCACAAATGTTTATGTTTGCTGCTGTGTTGTTCGCTTGGCTTAGCCGCCCTACTGTAACCGGTTTTATGCGTTAGGGTGCAGAGTTTGTCAGTCTTTGAAGCTGTTTATTTATGCGGATCTGGCGGTCTTTGAGATGTTTCCCTTTCTTTCGACCTTTCTTAGGGCAACTGTAGATTGAGGTTTTCCTTCAATGGAGAGTTATGTCCATATGGAAACGGAACCCATCCTGTACAATGTACATAGAGGTGCTCGGTAATAATTGTGATGTGTTTTTTTCCC encodes the following:
- the LOC9270767 gene encoding protein root UVB sensitive 6; this encodes MAPTVGIKRSAAAVATQTISVPPPDARFAVREAVRATIASPPVEAPPAAAGKAAAPAPAVEGFLCLEEVDGRRWSYVVDGGQGKGKGRGRGRSGAAVPMGASVRAVPLQSPLPPAEEVMAFIRSYVVPEGFPDSVTPSYVPYMTWRALKHFFGGAMGVFTTRTLLSSVGVSQSKVTPGAIAINWILKDGAGRVGKMLFARQGKKFDYDLKQLRFSSDLLLEIGAGIELATAAFPQFFLPMACVANVVKNVAAVTSTSTRTPIYKAYARGENIGDVTAKGESVGNIADLLGTGLSIFISKRNPSLVTSFAFLSCGYLWSSYHEVRSVVLNTLNRARFTVAVDSFIKTGHIPSLKEGNSQETIFNPPWRHEPVAIGSRFGEAFQEPASFVAIRPLFEDERYMVTYNPAKDKVYALLKDQAKSDDIIKAAFHAHVLLHFINASHARKQMNSRRSDPYGNPCNMDFMAHIAESCKIVSSSYGTFKKKAREQGWIMSESLLNPGKARLCPARP